One genomic window of Marinobacter adhaerens HP15 includes the following:
- a CDS encoding thermostable hemolysin, translating into MTDPLMMSTCCPPDSGEVVPVIRCAGRWFNEIRPETAMAGTVADFIRRRFLHAYGAEPSLRIPALLALTTAQGSLLAAVGVRNAALEKLFLEDYLSVPVESVMPVAGIERHRIAEIAHLAGVEAGVSRFLFASLSVWLDGAGYDWVVCTGTDQLRNSFHRLGIATQVLATADPAMLPDGGAGWGRYYDHHPVVMAIRVADGMSALRTAGLLRLIQPVEFEAPGEEAMAGGSYGHIA; encoded by the coding sequence ATGACAGACCCGCTGATGATGTCCACATGTTGTCCCCCGGACTCCGGGGAGGTGGTTCCGGTCATCCGTTGTGCCGGTCGCTGGTTTAACGAGATCCGTCCCGAGACGGCAATGGCCGGGACGGTCGCGGATTTTATCCGTCGGCGCTTCCTGCATGCCTATGGCGCCGAGCCTTCTCTGCGCATACCGGCATTGCTTGCCCTGACAACGGCTCAGGGCAGTCTTCTTGCCGCGGTCGGTGTTCGTAACGCCGCGCTGGAAAAACTGTTCCTGGAAGATTATCTGTCGGTGCCGGTGGAGTCGGTGATGCCGGTTGCGGGCATCGAGCGACATCGGATCGCGGAGATTGCCCATCTGGCGGGCGTTGAAGCCGGCGTCAGCCGTTTTCTGTTTGCCTCGTTGTCGGTGTGGCTGGATGGGGCCGGTTATGACTGGGTGGTGTGCACCGGCACGGATCAGCTACGCAACAGTTTTCATCGCCTGGGCATTGCCACTCAGGTCCTGGCGACTGCCGATCCCGCCATGTTGCCCGATGGCGGTGCCGGCTGGGGGCGTTATTACGACCATCATCCGGTGGTGATGGCCATTCGTGTCGCTGATGGCATGTCGGCACTGCGGACCGCCGGTTTGCTCCGGTTGATTCAGCCGGTTGAGTTCGAAGCCCCCGGGGAAGAAGCGATGGCAGGAGGTTCCTATGGCCACATTGCCTGA
- a CDS encoding AMP-binding protein, whose translation MATLPELLQRQAAVQPSQTALQGPESAFTYAQMMQAAEALADQLTRLGVRRAGLCGDSSVAWILADLACLLAGVVCVPVPVFFSRTQTEHLTERAGLDCLLSGGASNGGEHIGHGVWLRHLPVTAAAAWMPEQTAKITFTSGSTGNPKGVCLSVAQMTATTLALKERLEGVDLERHLCILPLATLLENIAGVYLPLLMGSTVMVAPLQDLGMTGSSGLDIGRLVQGINEHQPQSLILVPELAMALVSAAEQKHLDSNSFRFLAVGGGRVSSDLLARGRAVGLPLYEGYGLSECSSVVALNVPGTEREGAVGKPLSHVRVRVDDRGHILVAGNTHLGYLGDEPAGGEWLDTGDLGSRDAGGFLSVSGRAKNLLITSFGRNISPEWLESELIQAIGARQAVVFGDGDPRPSALVVVQDGRSPEALRSQLDALNNNLPDYARLSGVYIRRQPLSQAEGYLTANGRPVRQQIQADLPTLLAGAFPIFMNLSISNSELSNPPGGSFMAFFDRLQSETAQARAHVTGAPVIEAIREGRFDLNGYTWFLTQAYHHVKHTVPLMMACGGRLPERLEFVRKALVEYIEEEYGHHEWILNDLAACGEDKEAIRHGSPDTSIELMVAYLYDRINRGNPAAFFGMVQVLEGTSIELATPLGEAIQKQLGLPKEAFSYLYSHGALDQEHFEFFRNLMNEITDPDDQQAIIEAARMVYRLYGDMLHSIPVPENRKERRHEAA comes from the coding sequence ATGGCCACATTGCCTGAACTTCTGCAACGCCAGGCGGCCGTCCAACCCTCACAAACGGCGCTCCAGGGGCCGGAGTCGGCCTTTACTTACGCTCAGATGATGCAGGCGGCCGAGGCTCTCGCCGACCAGTTGACCCGCCTTGGTGTGCGCCGGGCCGGCCTGTGTGGCGACAGCTCCGTGGCGTGGATTCTTGCCGATCTGGCCTGTTTGCTTGCCGGCGTGGTGTGTGTCCCCGTGCCGGTGTTTTTTTCACGGACCCAGACGGAACACCTGACTGAACGAGCTGGCCTTGATTGCCTGTTGTCAGGGGGCGCAAGCAATGGCGGTGAGCACATTGGCCATGGTGTCTGGCTAAGGCATTTGCCGGTAACAGCGGCAGCCGCCTGGATGCCGGAGCAGACCGCGAAGATAACCTTTACGTCTGGCAGTACAGGCAACCCGAAGGGCGTCTGCCTGTCGGTGGCCCAGATGACGGCCACCACGCTGGCCTTGAAGGAGCGTCTTGAGGGCGTCGACCTTGAGCGGCACCTGTGCATCCTGCCACTGGCCACATTGCTGGAGAACATTGCCGGGGTTTATCTGCCATTGCTTATGGGCAGTACGGTAATGGTCGCACCCTTGCAGGATCTGGGCATGACCGGAAGCAGTGGGCTGGACATCGGCCGGCTGGTGCAGGGCATCAACGAACACCAGCCGCAGTCCCTGATTCTGGTGCCGGAACTGGCTATGGCGCTGGTGTCTGCGGCCGAACAGAAACATCTGGACAGTAATTCTTTCCGGTTTCTGGCGGTTGGTGGCGGACGGGTTTCGTCCGACCTGCTTGCCAGGGGCCGCGCGGTCGGCCTGCCGCTTTATGAGGGTTATGGGCTTTCCGAGTGCAGTTCCGTGGTTGCATTGAACGTGCCTGGAACCGAACGCGAAGGTGCGGTGGGTAAACCGCTCTCCCATGTTCGGGTACGGGTGGATGACCGCGGACACATTCTGGTGGCCGGGAACACCCACCTGGGTTACCTGGGGGATGAACCGGCAGGGGGTGAATGGCTGGATACCGGTGACCTGGGTTCCCGGGATGCCGGGGGTTTCCTGTCGGTGAGCGGTCGCGCGAAGAACCTTCTGATTACCAGCTTTGGTCGCAACATCAGCCCGGAATGGCTGGAGAGTGAACTCATCCAGGCGATAGGTGCCCGCCAGGCGGTGGTGTTTGGTGATGGCGATCCCCGCCCTTCCGCCCTCGTTGTGGTGCAGGATGGTCGTTCACCTGAAGCGTTGCGCTCCCAGCTGGACGCTCTGAACAACAATTTGCCGGACTACGCCCGTTTGTCCGGTGTCTATATCCGCCGTCAGCCATTGAGCCAGGCTGAGGGCTACCTGACTGCAAACGGCCGGCCTGTTCGCCAACAGATTCAGGCGGATCTGCCAACGCTGCTGGCCGGCGCATTTCCGATTTTCATGAATCTTTCGATATCCAATTCTGAACTTTCAAACCCGCCAGGAGGATCTTTCATGGCATTTTTCGATCGACTGCAGTCCGAAACTGCACAAGCCCGCGCCCACGTAACCGGTGCGCCTGTTATTGAGGCCATCCGCGAGGGCCGGTTTGACCTGAATGGCTATACCTGGTTTCTCACCCAGGCGTATCACCACGTGAAACACACCGTGCCCCTGATGATGGCCTGCGGTGGCCGCTTACCCGAGCGTCTGGAATTTGTGCGAAAGGCGTTGGTGGAATACATCGAGGAGGAGTATGGCCACCATGAGTGGATCCTCAACGATCTTGCGGCCTGCGGAGAGGACAAGGAAGCCATTCGTCATGGCAGCCCGGATACCTCTATCGAGCTGATGGTCGCCTACCTCTATGACCGCATTAACCGCGGTAACCCGGCCGCCTTTTTCGGCATGGTTCAGGTGCTTGAGGGAACGTCGATCGAGCTGGCGACGCCGCTCGGTGAAGCCATCCAGAAACAGCTTGGCCTGCCCAAGGAAGCGTTCAGCTACCTCTACTCCCATGGTGCTCTGGACCAGGAGCATTTCGAGTTCTTCCGGAACCTGATGAACGAAATCACCGATCCGGATGATCAGCAGGCCATTATCGAGGCGGCCCGTATGGTCTACCGGCTATACGGCGACATGCTGCACAGCATTCCCGTGCCCGAGAATCGCAAGGAGCGGCGCCATGAGGCTGCATGA
- a CDS encoding SDR family oxidoreductase has protein sequence MRLHDRVFLLLGGTGGIGKALVEPLVRAGARVIIASRHPEKLEHREGVSLVHLDLAAPDLDQQLVRLGDAYPDIDGVIHCAGQNCFASLGNMTVNELDAQIAVNLRSAMIVARHFAPRFEKAEQGALVFVGSTFGSIGFPGYTAYCASKFGLRGFSEALRRELADTPVQVIYVAPRATATDMNPEAVNELNRALGNTMDAPEAVAAQILAAMENDDRRRFLGWPEKLFVVINGILPKIVDKAMLKQLPVIRRFLNPGVLS, from the coding sequence ATGAGGCTGCATGATCGGGTGTTCCTGCTTCTGGGTGGCACCGGCGGTATAGGAAAGGCGCTCGTGGAGCCGTTGGTCAGGGCAGGTGCTCGGGTGATTATCGCTTCCCGGCACCCGGAAAAGCTTGAACATCGGGAAGGTGTCTCGCTCGTACATCTGGATCTTGCGGCGCCGGACCTCGACCAGCAGCTGGTTCGGCTCGGCGATGCCTATCCGGATATTGATGGCGTTATCCACTGTGCCGGCCAGAACTGCTTTGCCAGCCTGGGCAATATGACAGTTAATGAACTGGACGCCCAGATTGCCGTCAATCTCCGGTCAGCGATGATTGTCGCCAGGCATTTTGCACCAAGGTTTGAAAAAGCCGAACAGGGAGCGCTGGTGTTCGTGGGGTCCACCTTTGGCAGCATCGGTTTCCCCGGCTACACCGCATACTGCGCCAGCAAGTTTGGTCTGCGCGGTTTCAGCGAAGCCCTGCGCAGGGAACTGGCCGATACCCCGGTTCAGGTGATCTATGTGGCCCCCCGAGCCACTGCCACGGACATGAACCCGGAGGCCGTGAACGAGCTGAACCGGGCACTTGGCAACACTATGGACGCGCCTGAAGCGGTGGCGGCGCAGATTCTGGCGGCCATGGAAAATGACGATCGCCGGCGTTTCCTGGGCTGGCCCGAGAAGTTGTTCGTGGTCATCAACGGCATCCTGCCCAAAATTGTCGACAAGGCGATGCTGAAGCAACTGCCGGTGATCCGGCGGTTTCTGAATCCGGGAGTGTTGTCATGA
- a CDS encoding tetratricopeptide repeat protein, which yields MKRVLLMVLCLAAQPLWAAALETELADIQHRWAEIQYQVPEDEKEKAFEGLAGEAEQFVAHYPDRAEPLIWQGIVLSTYAGAKGGLGALGLVKDARKSLEAALAIDPDALDGSAYTSLGSLYYQVPGWPLGFGDDDKARQYLQKALAINPDGMDANFFFGDFLLDQGEPERARSYLQKVLEAPDRAGRDVADAGRREEARNRLDSL from the coding sequence ATGAAACGTGTTTTATTGATGGTCTTGTGTCTGGCTGCCCAGCCGCTCTGGGCGGCTGCTCTTGAGACCGAGTTGGCCGACATCCAGCATCGCTGGGCCGAGATCCAGTACCAGGTACCGGAGGACGAAAAAGAGAAAGCCTTCGAGGGCCTGGCTGGCGAGGCGGAACAGTTTGTTGCCCATTATCCGGATCGGGCAGAGCCGCTGATCTGGCAGGGTATTGTGCTGAGCACCTACGCCGGTGCCAAAGGTGGTCTGGGTGCCCTGGGCCTGGTCAAGGACGCCCGGAAATCCCTGGAAGCGGCCCTGGCTATCGATCCTGATGCGCTGGATGGCTCGGCTTACACATCCCTTGGCAGCCTTTATTACCAGGTTCCTGGCTGGCCACTGGGCTTCGGTGATGACGACAAGGCCCGTCAGTATTTGCAGAAAGCATTGGCGATCAATCCTGATGGTATGGATGCCAATTTCTTCTTTGGCGATTTTCTGCTGGACCAGGGCGAGCCTGAAAGAGCCCGGAGCTATCTGCAGAAAGTCCTCGAAGCACCCGACAGGGCGGGCCGCGACGTCGCTGATGCCGGTCGGCGGGAAGAAGCCAGGAACCGTCTGGACTCGCTCTGA
- a CDS encoding sensor domain-containing diguanylate cyclase, with the protein MSKASRSGNGQQTGLSARFFQKLASGVPGVLFIYWLGADRESHRCPFISERVQALFGIAPSDLNDNADPIFAMIHPDDVESVMESIRFSADTLKTWSYRARLRLQNGDYEWFEVSSEPERQPDGSTLWYGQFHNIQHYKNLEQSLRESEAEFSFQAGFQRLIARLSTEFINLGFGTIDQCIDELLRSIGLFFKVDRAYLYCFTDDYAVMTNTHEWCRDGVPALIETQQEVSIEDFHWWQEQIEGMVSGSRVVFIEDVDRLPREAAPERDLLQEQGVSSMFCVPIRVRGRVTGFFGVDSLRRRSWRLDQADLLIIVSGLLSGALERNRLEEELLNQSIRDPLTGLHNRRYLMPRLDEMLGRSNRRGERFALAIFDIDHFKTINDSIGHLGGDYILQRFADILVSQTRSMDVVARFGGEEFIVVFNAVEHGDVRQFVQRILEAVHEERFVFNDKDIPVTVSAGVAGIEEFVDQPATPDALIAGADDRLYLAKQAGRDCLVDASGTLRI; encoded by the coding sequence GTGTCCAAGGCGTCAAGGTCCGGCAACGGGCAGCAAACCGGTTTGTCTGCCCGTTTTTTCCAGAAACTGGCCTCAGGGGTGCCTGGCGTCCTTTTCATCTATTGGCTGGGTGCAGATCGGGAGTCCCATCGATGCCCCTTCATCAGTGAACGTGTTCAGGCACTTTTTGGCATAGCCCCGTCGGATCTGAATGACAACGCGGATCCGATTTTTGCGATGATCCACCCCGACGACGTTGAGTCCGTCATGGAGAGTATTCGTTTCTCTGCGGATACCCTGAAAACCTGGTCGTATCGCGCGCGGCTCAGACTGCAGAATGGCGACTACGAGTGGTTCGAGGTGAGCTCCGAGCCGGAGCGGCAACCCGATGGCAGTACCCTCTGGTACGGTCAGTTCCATAACATCCAGCATTACAAAAACCTGGAGCAGAGCCTCCGAGAGAGCGAGGCGGAGTTTTCCTTCCAGGCTGGTTTCCAGAGGCTCATTGCCCGCCTTTCCACCGAATTCATCAATCTGGGCTTTGGCACCATTGATCAGTGCATTGATGAGCTCCTGCGATCCATCGGCCTGTTTTTCAAGGTAGACCGGGCCTACCTGTACTGCTTTACCGACGATTACGCCGTAATGACCAATACCCATGAATGGTGCAGGGACGGTGTCCCTGCCCTGATTGAGACCCAGCAGGAGGTATCGATCGAGGATTTTCACTGGTGGCAGGAACAGATCGAGGGCATGGTCAGTGGCAGCCGCGTGGTGTTCATCGAAGATGTCGATCGACTGCCGCGGGAGGCCGCACCCGAGCGGGATCTGCTTCAGGAGCAGGGCGTATCTTCCATGTTCTGTGTGCCCATCCGGGTGCGTGGACGGGTCACCGGGTTTTTCGGCGTTGACTCCCTGCGTCGACGAAGCTGGCGTCTGGATCAGGCCGATCTGTTGATCATCGTCTCCGGCCTGTTGTCGGGTGCTCTTGAGCGCAATCGCCTGGAAGAAGAGCTGCTGAACCAGTCCATTCGTGATCCGCTGACCGGTCTGCACAATCGTCGCTACTTGATGCCAAGGCTGGATGAAATGCTGGGCCGGAGTAACCGTCGGGGAGAACGTTTTGCCCTGGCGATCTTCGACATCGATCACTTCAAGACGATCAACGACTCCATCGGACACCTCGGGGGCGATTATATCCTCCAGCGCTTTGCTGACATCCTGGTGAGCCAGACCCGCTCCATGGATGTGGTTGCCCGTTTCGGTGGCGAGGAGTTCATTGTTGTTTTCAACGCCGTGGAACACGGGGACGTGAGGCAGTTTGTGCAGCGAATTCTCGAAGCTGTGCATGAGGAAAGGTTTGTGTTCAATGACAAGGACATTCCGGTGACCGTCAGTGCGGGTGTGGCGGGGATCGAAGAGTTCGTTGACCAGCCAGCCACTCCCGATGCCCTGATTGCCGGGGCAGATGACCGGCTTTATCTGGCCAAGCAGGCAGGGCGGGACTGCCTTGTTGATGCATCAGGAACATTGCGCATATAA
- a CDS encoding MBL fold metallo-hydrolase yields MSNPIVQHFFDEPTNTFSYVVRDPDSQACAILDSVLDFDYAAGTTDVRSADEIIEYIRSNDLKVEWILETHVHADHLSAAPYLHEKLGGKTGIGAHIRDVQEIFGKAFNAGTEFQRDGSQFDQLFREGDTFAIGGLEGRVLHTPGHTPACLTYVVGDAAFVGDTLFMPDFGTARCDFPGGDARALYQSIQKVLSLPAETRIFLCHDYKAPGRDEYQHMTTVAEQREANIHVHEGVSEEEFVKMRTERDATLDMPRLILPSVQVNMRAGHMPPAEDNGQVYLKVPVNLF; encoded by the coding sequence ATGAGCAACCCGATCGTTCAGCATTTTTTTGATGAACCCACCAATACCTTCAGTTATGTGGTGCGCGACCCGGACAGCCAGGCCTGTGCCATTCTCGATTCGGTCCTGGATTTTGATTACGCCGCTGGCACCACCGACGTGCGTTCTGCAGACGAGATTATCGAGTACATCCGCAGCAACGATCTGAAGGTCGAGTGGATTCTGGAGACCCACGTACACGCAGATCACTTGTCGGCCGCGCCTTACCTGCATGAGAAGTTGGGCGGCAAGACCGGCATTGGTGCGCACATCCGAGACGTACAGGAAATATTTGGCAAGGCGTTTAACGCCGGCACCGAATTCCAGCGCGACGGAAGCCAGTTCGATCAGCTGTTCAGAGAGGGCGACACATTCGCCATCGGTGGTCTTGAGGGGCGCGTATTGCATACCCCGGGGCACACCCCTGCCTGCCTGACCTATGTGGTTGGCGATGCCGCCTTCGTGGGTGACACCCTGTTTATGCCGGATTTCGGCACCGCCCGTTGTGATTTCCCGGGTGGCGATGCCCGCGCCCTGTACCAGTCTATCCAGAAGGTACTGTCTCTGCCGGCAGAAACCCGTATCTTCCTGTGTCACGACTACAAGGCGCCCGGCCGTGACGAGTATCAGCATATGACCACGGTGGCCGAGCAGCGGGAAGCGAACATCCATGTCCACGAAGGTGTTTCCGAGGAAGAGTTCGTGAAGATGCGGACCGAACGGGACGCGACTCTGGATATGCCGCGGCTGATTCTGCCTTCGGTCCAGGTCAACATGCGGGCAGGCCATATGCCTCCGGCTGAAGACAATGGTCAGGTTTACCTGAAAGTACCGGTTAACCTGTTCTGA
- a CDS encoding SulP family inorganic anion transporter — protein sequence MNLKRYLPILDWAPKYGREQATSDLVAAIIVTVMLIPQSLAYALLAGLPAQVGLYASILPLVIYAVFGTSRTLSVGPVAVASLMTAAALAPLAESGTPEYVAGAVLLAVMSGLMLTLMGVLRLGFLANFLSHPVISGFITASGIVIAASQLKHIFGIQASGHNLLEIAHSLLGSIGDTNLATLGVGAGALIFLMLARKRLKPLLMAMGLAPRMADILTKTAPILAVLVTTLVAWQFQLDGQGVRLVGDVPRGLPDFTMPSLDMGLWQQLAVSALLISVVGFVESVSVGQTLAAKRRQRIDPDQELIGLGTANLGAGFSGGMPVTGGFSRSVVNFDAGAETPAAGAYAAVGIAMATLFLTPAIAYLPQATLAATIIVAVATLIDLPALGRTWRYSRTDFGAMLATIVLTLVHSVEAGIIAGVALSIGLFLYRTSRPHSAVVGRVPGTEHFRNVLRHDVELCPKVTFLRVDESLYFANARFLEETVMDLMIREPELKDLVLMCPAVNLVDASALESLEAINERMKDAGVRLHLAEVKGPVMDKLKGTELLSHLGGEVFLSTFEAWQRLTDLGKQERQVA from the coding sequence ATGAATCTTAAACGCTATCTGCCCATTCTGGATTGGGCCCCAAAATATGGCCGGGAACAGGCCACCAGTGATCTGGTGGCCGCGATCATCGTTACCGTCATGCTCATCCCCCAGTCGCTGGCCTACGCCTTGTTGGCCGGGTTGCCTGCCCAGGTGGGTCTGTACGCCAGTATCCTGCCCCTGGTTATTTACGCTGTCTTCGGCACCAGCCGAACACTCTCGGTGGGGCCGGTTGCTGTGGCTTCCCTGATGACCGCAGCGGCCCTGGCACCCCTTGCGGAGTCCGGTACACCGGAATATGTGGCGGGTGCCGTTTTGCTGGCGGTCATGTCTGGGTTGATGCTGACCCTGATGGGTGTCCTCAGGCTGGGTTTCCTGGCCAATTTTCTCAGCCATCCGGTGATTTCCGGCTTTATCACGGCCTCCGGCATTGTGATTGCTGCCAGTCAGCTGAAGCATATCTTCGGAATCCAGGCCTCGGGTCACAACCTTCTGGAGATTGCTCACTCGCTGTTGGGATCCATCGGTGACACCAACCTGGCAACGTTGGGGGTCGGTGCCGGAGCGCTGATTTTCCTGATGCTTGCCCGCAAACGCCTGAAGCCGCTTCTGATGGCAATGGGGTTGGCCCCGAGAATGGCGGATATTCTTACCAAAACCGCGCCGATTCTGGCGGTTCTGGTCACCACCCTGGTGGCCTGGCAGTTCCAGCTTGATGGCCAGGGTGTGCGTCTGGTCGGGGATGTGCCCCGTGGACTGCCCGATTTCACCATGCCGAGCCTGGACATGGGCTTGTGGCAGCAGCTGGCGGTCAGCGCGTTGCTGATCAGTGTTGTGGGTTTCGTGGAGTCGGTGTCTGTTGGCCAGACCCTGGCCGCGAAACGTCGCCAGCGTATTGATCCGGACCAGGAGCTGATTGGCCTGGGTACTGCCAACCTGGGCGCCGGTTTTTCCGGCGGCATGCCGGTCACCGGTGGCTTCTCCCGTTCCGTGGTCAACTTTGACGCTGGGGCCGAGACTCCCGCCGCCGGCGCCTATGCGGCTGTGGGTATCGCCATGGCAACGTTATTCCTGACGCCAGCCATTGCCTATCTGCCCCAGGCGACCCTGGCGGCGACCATCATCGTCGCCGTGGCCACGCTGATCGACCTTCCGGCCCTGGGTCGCACCTGGCGCTACTCCCGCACGGACTTTGGCGCCATGCTCGCCACCATCGTGCTGACTCTGGTGCACAGTGTCGAGGCCGGCATTATCGCCGGGGTGGCGCTTTCGATAGGCCTGTTTCTGTATCGAACCAGCCGCCCCCACAGCGCGGTGGTTGGTCGGGTACCGGGAACCGAGCACTTCCGTAACGTGCTTCGCCACGACGTGGAGCTGTGCCCGAAGGTGACCTTCCTGCGGGTGGACGAGAGCCTGTACTTCGCCAACGCACGCTTCCTTGAGGAAACGGTTATGGACCTGATGATACGGGAGCCGGAGCTTAAGGACCTGGTGCTGATGTGTCCGGCCGTGAATCTGGTGGACGCCTCGGCCCTCGAAAGTCTGGAGGCGATTAACGAGCGTATGAAGGATGCAGGAGTGAGGTTGCATCTGGCGGAAGTGAAAGGCCCCGTCATGGACAAACTGAAAGGCACGGAACTGCTTTCCCACCTGGGTGGCGAGGTTTTCCTCAGCACCTTTGAAGCCTGGCAGCGCCTCACCGACCTTGGCAAGCAAGAGAGACAGGTCGCCTGA
- a CDS encoding energy-coupling factor ABC transporter permease, producing the protein MGMTENLLSTSQWIITLLLFLVILVRAVRSIDWPALRKDNALQHSFFGAAVVLGFVWQLRAGISPGLAIHIFGITVITLMLGWALAVLAGLLALVITVITGREPLIMFAANGLITVMVPAIVSHGIMLWERRRDFRNFFAYIFFCGFFGAGISVAAAGGVMCLMLWSSGVYTFDQLVHEYIRYLPLFMIPEGFVNGTFVTGLMVFHPDRLTTLDQRRYR; encoded by the coding sequence ATGGGCATGACTGAAAATCTGCTATCCACCAGCCAGTGGATCATCACGCTGCTGCTTTTTCTGGTAATTCTTGTCCGGGCGGTGCGCTCCATTGACTGGCCAGCCTTACGCAAGGACAACGCGCTCCAGCATTCGTTCTTCGGCGCGGCCGTGGTGCTCGGATTCGTCTGGCAGTTGAGGGCAGGCATTTCTCCCGGCCTGGCCATCCACATTTTCGGGATCACGGTGATAACGCTGATGCTGGGGTGGGCGCTTGCGGTGCTGGCGGGATTGCTGGCGCTGGTGATCACGGTAATTACCGGACGAGAACCCCTGATCATGTTTGCGGCCAACGGGCTGATTACCGTGATGGTGCCTGCCATTGTCAGCCACGGAATCATGCTCTGGGAACGCCGGCGGGATTTCCGGAATTTCTTCGCCTATATCTTCTTCTGCGGGTTCTTCGGGGCCGGCATTTCCGTGGCAGCCGCTGGTGGTGTCATGTGCCTCATGCTATGGAGCAGTGGCGTCTACACGTTTGACCAACTGGTGCATGAGTACATCCGTTACCTGCCGTTGTTCATGATTCCCGAAGGGTTCGTGAACGGCACTTTTGTGACCGGCCTCATGGTCTTCCATCCGGACCGGTTGACCACGCTGGACCAGAGACGCTACCGGTAG
- a CDS encoding EAL domain-containing protein — MRVTDCELFGFEALIRWNHPQKGLVSPGEFLPIVENSHLEVPLGQWVLKEAIHQMNAWKEAGENLAISINISAPHLMDRSFADYLESYLHSHPEVAPGQITLEVLESTALEDTQRASNVLARCQSLGLQVALDDFGTGFSSLTYLRTLPVDIIKIDQSFVRNMLEDAGDRAIVESVIFLAQRFAHPVLAEGVETMEHARTLRQMGCNFVQGYGIARPMPAAEVLGWARKWQHRARSGKAGDLLSTAVASGKGL; from the coding sequence ATCCGTGTCACGGATTGCGAACTTTTCGGTTTTGAGGCGCTGATCCGCTGGAACCACCCCCAGAAAGGGCTGGTTTCACCGGGCGAATTTCTGCCGATTGTCGAGAACAGTCACCTTGAAGTACCACTGGGACAGTGGGTATTGAAAGAAGCCATTCACCAGATGAACGCCTGGAAGGAAGCGGGAGAGAATCTGGCGATCAGCATTAACATCAGCGCTCCGCACCTGATGGACCGCTCATTTGCCGACTACCTGGAGAGTTACCTGCACAGCCACCCGGAGGTGGCACCCGGCCAGATCACGCTGGAGGTTCTCGAATCGACTGCACTGGAGGACACCCAGCGGGCCAGCAACGTTCTGGCGCGCTGCCAGAGTCTCGGTCTTCAGGTGGCGCTGGACGATTTTGGCACCGGTTTCTCATCCCTGACCTACCTGCGCACGCTTCCGGTGGACATCATCAAGATCGACCAGAGTTTTGTTCGCAACATGCTTGAGGATGCCGGCGACCGCGCCATCGTTGAGAGCGTGATCTTCCTGGCCCAGCGGTTCGCCCACCCGGTTCTGGCCGAAGGCGTTGAAACCATGGAACACGCCCGGACACTCAGGCAGATGGGATGCAATTTCGTGCAGGGCTACGGGATCGCCCGCCCCATGCCGGCAGCCGAGGTGCTGGGCTGGGCAAGGAAATGGCAGCATAGGGCCCGTTCCGGCAAGGCCGGCGACCTGCTCAGCACCGCCGTCGCCAGTGGCAAGGGCCTCTGA